The following proteins are encoded in a genomic region of Dokdonia donghaensis DSW-1:
- a CDS encoding DUF2383 domain-containing protein, with protein MNHLDIAYENLNDLLDECFWAERRYFNAAEEVEITEYKRFLAKESVSRNKFCHKIVSRMAEEGITPNRLDIVKGSADRDWLDVIAAMEHKTPTNIVGACMIQDEMVLILLKRLIDDSWLPVHILEVLVPMEFQIKQSHADLAKLKAKVKKKYKDSQL; from the coding sequence ATGAATCACCTCGATATTGCATATGAAAATCTTAACGACCTGCTAGACGAATGTTTCTGGGCAGAGCGTCGCTATTTTAATGCTGCAGAAGAAGTTGAGATTACAGAGTATAAAAGATTTCTAGCTAAGGAAAGCGTAAGCCGCAATAAGTTTTGTCACAAGATAGTATCCCGAATGGCAGAAGAAGGTATCACGCCAAACAGGCTAGATATTGTAAAGGGTAGTGCAGATCGTGACTGGCTAGATGTAATAGCTGCTATGGAGCATAAAACACCTACAAACATTGTGGGCGCTTGTATGATTCAAGACGAGATGGTGCTCATACTTCTCAAACGTCTTATAGATGACAGCTGGTTACCCGTGCACATATTAGAAGTGCTAGTACCTATGGAGTTCCAGATAAAGCAATCACACGCAGATCTTGCAAAGCTTAAAGCAAAGGTCAAAAAGAAGTACAAAGACTCACAACTCTAG
- a CDS encoding RNA polymerase sigma factor — protein sequence MLVSDLIQKCKANDRKAQLQLYNKYCDGMYCVAFRFLKNAFEAEEAMHEGFINAFAKLHQFTGEVTFGAWLKRIVINKSLDMIKAKKATLIPLNEEVMGKVDDDNDWNVADGVTVDHIKKTISELPERYEYPLMLFLIEGYDHQEISEILQITEVASRTLVHRGKKKLQQHLKTLNYGTGY from the coding sequence TTGCTAGTTAGTGATCTCATACAAAAATGCAAGGCAAATGATAGAAAGGCACAGCTGCAGCTGTACAATAAATACTGTGATGGTATGTATTGCGTAGCCTTTAGATTTTTAAAAAATGCATTTGAGGCAGAAGAGGCAATGCACGAGGGCTTTATAAATGCCTTTGCAAAGCTTCATCAGTTTACGGGAGAAGTCACCTTTGGAGCCTGGCTTAAGCGCATCGTGATTAATAAAAGTCTCGATATGATCAAGGCAAAAAAAGCAACACTTATCCCACTTAATGAGGAAGTAATGGGCAAGGTAGATGATGATAATGATTGGAATGTGGCAGACGGGGTAACCGTAGATCACATTAAGAAAACCATCAGTGAGCTTCCTGAGCGATATGAGTATCCTCTTATGCTATTCTTAATAGAGGGATACGATCACCAGGAGATCTCAGAGATATTACAGATTACAGAAGTCGCTTCTAGAACGCTGGTGCACCGCGGTAAGAAGAAGCTTCAACAACACTTAAAGACCCTTAATTATGGCACAGGATATTAG
- a CDS encoding peptidoglycan DD-metalloendopeptidase family protein — protein sequence MDTSFFSALTKEFTSPLHTPFQKEDFYPLDLSTSNNELDVELLTRPYDHHKFLQLYLKISGSKVAYGGYLEKRPLYDRSDYFQAQDPGDKRNIHLGIDLWCNAGESIVSPLDGEIHSFKHNKNFGDYGPTIVVKHTIDGQEFHTLYGHLSVASLHNKKVGQKVKAGEVIATLGTPDVNGDYAPHLHFQIVIDMQGKEGDYPGVGSQNDLEFYKKNCPDPNLLLKIYE from the coding sequence ATGGATACTAGTTTTTTTAGTGCGCTTACAAAAGAATTTACATCTCCTCTCCACACTCCTTTTCAAAAAGAAGACTTCTATCCGCTAGATTTATCTACCTCAAATAATGAGCTAGATGTTGAGCTCCTTACAAGACCTTATGATCATCATAAATTCTTACAGCTGTATCTTAAGATAAGTGGTTCTAAGGTAGCCTACGGCGGTTATCTAGAGAAACGACCTCTCTATGATAGATCAGATTATTTTCAGGCACAAGATCCGGGAGATAAGCGTAATATTCATCTTGGTATAGACTTGTGGTGCAATGCGGGAGAAAGTATTGTCAGTCCCCTAGATGGAGAGATTCATAGCTTTAAACACAATAAGAACTTTGGCGATTATGGACCTACGATTGTTGTAAAGCATACCATAGACGGACAAGAGTTTCACACGCTATATGGTCACTTAAGTGTAGCATCTTTACATAATAAAAAAGTTGGTCAAAAGGTAAAAGCTGGTGAAGTAATTGCTACTCTAGGTACTCCAGATGTAAATGGTGATTATGCGCCTCATCTACACTTCCAGATAGTTATAGATATGCAAGGTAAAGAGGGTGACTATCCTGGTGTAGGAAGCCAAAATGATCTTGAGTTTTATAAAAAGAACTGCCCAGATCCTAATCTGCTATTAAAAATTTATGAATAG
- a CDS encoding Cof-type HAD-IIB family hydrolase has protein sequence MTNTIKLLCSDIDGTLLNADRWLSDATISAFAKAGLPLILASSRPPQAMRYLQEGLGNLGEALIAYNGGLIIGKDGTIIENNCYDTQVLSTLIPHHTKHSYNLSIYSHQHWFTDQEDEWSLREINNTRATPIYQPATESLDFLNNKKLGIHKLMCMGAPEELDSLIALLEPLYTEKVHLYRSKDTYLEITPKYIDKAKALAVLLKKEYNFGLEAVMAFGDNHNDDELIRRVGKGVAVKNATPTLKSLADYTSDFTNKEDAVAKAIHKFLIAD, from the coding sequence ATGACAAACACCATAAAGCTTTTATGTTCAGATATAGACGGTACATTACTCAATGCAGACCGATGGTTGAGTGATGCTACTATTTCCGCTTTCGCGAAGGCGGGATTACCCCTCATACTAGCTTCTTCACGCCCACCACAGGCTATGCGCTACTTGCAAGAAGGACTGGGCAACCTAGGAGAAGCTCTCATTGCCTATAACGGAGGACTTATTATAGGAAAAGATGGAACTATAATAGAAAATAATTGCTACGACACGCAAGTACTGTCTACACTTATCCCACATCATACAAAACATTCTTACAACCTAAGTATTTATAGCCACCAGCACTGGTTTACAGATCAAGAAGATGAGTGGAGCTTACGCGAAATAAACAACACAAGAGCTACTCCCATCTATCAACCGGCTACTGAAAGTCTTGACTTTCTAAATAACAAAAAACTAGGCATACACAAACTAATGTGTATGGGAGCTCCAGAAGAACTTGATAGTCTAATTGCATTACTAGAACCACTCTATACTGAAAAAGTTCACCTTTATAGATCTAAGGATACCTACCTTGAGATTACCCCAAAATATATAGACAAAGCAAAGGCGCTAGCGGTCTTATTAAAAAAGGAATATAACTTTGGGCTAGAGGCGGTAATGGCTTTTGGCGATAACCATAATGATGATGAGCTTATACGTCGCGTAGGTAAAGGAGTTGCTGTAAAAAATGCTACTCCTACTCTAAAATCACTAGCAGATTATACTAGCGATTTTACAAATAAAGAAGATGCTGTCGCAAAGGCTATTCATAAATTTTTAATAGCAGATTAG
- the secA gene encoding preprotein translocase subunit SecA has protein sequence MGFLDSVLKIFVGDKSKQDVGAITPIVEKIKAHEAALEKLSLDDLRNKTAEFKQILAAALKENTEATEALKVKAEATEDIDEREDVYLAIDKLKDEAYEISEKTLTEILPEAFAVVKETAKRFTNNTTLEVTASDYDRLLSGTKDYVTLEGDKAIWSNSWDAAGKEVTWDMIHYDVQLIGGVAMHQGKIAEMQTGEGKTLVATLPVYLNALTGNGVHLVTVNDYLAKRDSAWMAPLFQFHGMTIDCIDYHRPNSPERRAAYAADITYGTNNEFGFDYLRDNMSHKPEDLVQRPHNYAIVDEVDSVLVDDARTPLIISGPVPKGDVHEFNDLKPQIEKIVNLQRQELVKVLPEAKKLIAAGDTKEGGKQLLRVYRGLPKNKALIKYLSEEGIRQLLQKTENFYMQDNNREMHQIDEALYFTIDEKNNQIELTDRGIETLSGKDNPDFFTMPEIGLEIGKIEAKGLSPEEEASEKEELFKEFGIKSERIHTMNQLLKAYTLFEKDTEYVVMENKVMIVDEQTGRIMDGRRYSDGLHQAIEAKENVKIEDATQTFATVTLQNYFRMYRKLSGMTGTAVTEAGEFWEIYKLDVVEIPTNRPIARKDKDDLVYKTKREKYNAVIDEVTELSKSGRPVLIGTTSVEISELLGKMLTLRKIPHNVLNAKLHKREADIVAEAGNPGVVTIATNMAGRGTDIKLSDEVKAAGGLAIIGTERHDSRRVDRQLRGRSGRQGDPGSSQFYVSLEDNLMRLFGSERIAKMMDRMGLKEGEVIQHGMISKSIERAQKKVEENNFGVRKNLLEYDDVMNMQREVVYKRRRHALYGERLRVDLANMIYDTSEVIVESNKQAQDFKNFEFELIRYFSMTSPVSESDFSSKSAKDLTDLIYKAAFDHYKEKMTKNADLAFPIIKRVYEDPNAKFERIVVPFTDGTKELRVVTNLKEAYDSDGKQLVTDFEKNITLAIIDDAWKTHLRKMDELKQSVRLAVHEQKDPLLIYKFEAFELFKKMIDKVNKEVISFLFKGEIPQGNQEQVSDASQIRERREETQTQKEEIPNMDERSAQARAAGNTQPQQQQVTETIVRSQPKIGRNDRVTIKNVINGETKEVKYKQAEPLIAKGQWVIVNS, from the coding sequence ATGGGATTTTTAGATAGTGTATTAAAAATTTTTGTAGGCGATAAGTCTAAACAAGACGTGGGAGCAATTACTCCTATCGTTGAAAAAATTAAAGCACACGAAGCAGCTTTAGAAAAGTTATCACTAGATGACTTGAGAAATAAAACAGCAGAGTTTAAGCAAATTCTTGCAGCTGCTCTCAAAGAAAACACCGAAGCTACAGAAGCGCTTAAAGTCAAAGCCGAAGCTACCGAAGATATAGATGAGCGTGAAGACGTTTACCTAGCGATAGACAAGCTTAAAGACGAGGCTTATGAGATTTCTGAAAAAACACTTACAGAAATACTCCCAGAAGCATTTGCCGTTGTAAAAGAAACTGCAAAACGATTTACTAATAATACAACACTTGAGGTAACTGCCTCAGATTATGATCGCTTACTTAGTGGTACAAAAGACTATGTAACACTAGAAGGTGATAAAGCCATCTGGTCAAATAGCTGGGATGCCGCTGGTAAAGAAGTAACCTGGGATATGATACACTATGACGTACAGCTCATAGGTGGTGTGGCAATGCACCAAGGTAAAATAGCAGAGATGCAAACGGGTGAAGGTAAAACACTCGTGGCGACGCTACCTGTTTATCTTAACGCACTTACTGGTAATGGTGTACACCTTGTAACAGTAAATGATTACCTAGCTAAGCGTGATAGCGCGTGGATGGCTCCTTTATTTCAGTTTCACGGGATGACTATAGATTGTATAGACTATCACAGACCTAACAGTCCTGAGCGTCGTGCAGCATATGCGGCAGATATTACGTATGGTACAAATAACGAATTTGGTTTTGACTACCTACGTGATAATATGTCTCATAAACCAGAAGATCTCGTACAACGCCCGCATAACTATGCAATTGTAGATGAGGTAGACTCTGTACTTGTAGATGATGCTCGTACGCCACTTATTATATCTGGACCTGTACCTAAAGGGGATGTACACGAGTTTAATGATCTTAAACCACAAATAGAGAAGATTGTAAACCTACAGCGCCAGGAGCTTGTAAAAGTTTTACCAGAAGCAAAAAAACTTATTGCTGCAGGTGACACAAAAGAAGGTGGCAAACAACTCTTACGAGTATACCGTGGGTTACCTAAAAACAAAGCCCTCATAAAATACTTGAGTGAAGAAGGAATACGTCAGTTATTACAAAAGACTGAGAACTTCTATATGCAAGATAATAATCGTGAAATGCATCAAATAGACGAGGCACTATACTTCACGATAGATGAAAAAAACAACCAGATAGAACTTACAGACAGAGGTATAGAAACACTTTCTGGTAAAGACAATCCAGATTTCTTCACAATGCCAGAGATAGGTCTTGAGATAGGAAAAATAGAAGCAAAAGGATTATCACCAGAAGAAGAAGCTTCAGAAAAGGAAGAACTTTTTAAAGAGTTTGGAATCAAGTCTGAGCGTATTCACACAATGAACCAGCTGCTTAAAGCATACACGCTATTTGAAAAAGATACCGAGTATGTTGTAATGGAAAATAAGGTGATGATTGTAGATGAGCAAACCGGTCGTATTATGGATGGTCGTCGTTATAGTGACGGTCTGCACCAAGCGATTGAGGCAAAAGAAAATGTAAAAATTGAAGATGCTACACAAACTTTTGCAACAGTAACGCTTCAAAACTACTTCCGTATGTATCGCAAGTTATCTGGTATGACAGGTACAGCGGTTACAGAGGCTGGAGAATTCTGGGAGATTTACAAACTAGACGTAGTAGAAATACCTACTAACCGCCCTATTGCAAGAAAAGATAAAGATGACTTAGTTTACAAAACGAAGCGAGAGAAGTATAACGCCGTTATAGATGAAGTTACAGAACTTTCAAAATCTGGACGTCCAGTCTTGATAGGTACAACTTCTGTAGAGATATCAGAATTACTAGGTAAAATGCTTACCCTACGTAAAATCCCTCATAACGTACTTAACGCAAAGCTGCACAAACGCGAGGCAGACATCGTTGCAGAGGCTGGTAACCCTGGAGTGGTAACCATTGCAACAAATATGGCAGGTCGTGGTACAGATATTAAGTTATCAGACGAGGTAAAAGCAGCTGGTGGTCTTGCCATTATAGGTACAGAGCGTCACGACTCACGTCGTGTAGACAGACAGCTACGTGGTCGTTCTGGACGTCAAGGAGATCCTGGAAGCTCACAGTTTTATGTATCGCTGGAGGATAACTTAATGCGTTTATTTGGGTCTGAGCGTATTGCAAAGATGATGGATAGAATGGGGCTCAAAGAAGGAGAAGTGATACAACACGGTATGATTTCAAAATCTATAGAGCGCGCACAGAAAAAAGTAGAAGAAAACAACTTTGGAGTACGTAAGAACTTACTTGAGTATGATGATGTGATGAATATGCAACGTGAGGTTGTATACAAGCGTCGTCGTCACGCACTATATGGAGAGCGTTTACGTGTAGACCTTGCAAATATGATCTATGACACCTCTGAGGTTATTGTAGAGTCAAACAAGCAAGCACAAGACTTTAAGAACTTTGAGTTTGAGCTCATTCGTTATTTCTCAATGACGAGTCCAGTGAGCGAGAGCGACTTTAGTAGCAAGTCTGCAAAAGATCTTACAGACCTTATTTACAAAGCTGCTTTTGATCACTATAAAGAAAAGATGACTAAGAATGCAGACCTTGCCTTCCCTATCATCAAGAGAGTGTATGAAGATCCTAATGCAAAGTTTGAGCGTATCGTAGTACCATTTACAGACGGTACAAAAGAGCTGCGTGTAGTTACAAATCTTAAAGAAGCTTACGACTCAGACGGTAAGCAACTCGTGACAGATTTTGAAAAGAACATCACACTCGCCATTATAGATGACGCTTGGAAAACACACCTTCGTAAGATGGATGAGCTCAAGCAAAGTGTACGCCTCGCTGTACACGAGCAAAAAGATCCATTATTGATCTATAAGTTTGAAGCATTTGAGCTTTTCAAAAAAATGATTGATAAGGTTAATAAAGAGGTGATTTCATTCCTATTTAAAGGAGAAATTCCTCAGGGTAACCAAGAGCAGGTGAGCGATGCATCACAAATACGTGAGCGCCGTGAAGAAACGCAAACTCAAAAAGAAGAAATCCCTAATATGGATGAGCGATCTGCACAGGCTAGAGCTGCTGGCAACACACAACCACAGCAACAACAGGTTACAGAAACTATTGTAAGATCTCAACCTAAAATAGGTCGTAACGACCGTGTTACTATTAAAAATGTAATAAATGGTGAGACAAAAGAAGTAAAATACAAACAGGCTGAACCACTTATTGCAAAAGGACAATGGGTAATTGTAAACAGCTAG
- a CDS encoding DUF2795 domain-containing protein codes for MYWTLELASYLSDAPWPATKDELIDYAIRTGAPLEVVENLQAIEDEGDSYDSIEEIWPDYPSDEDYLWNEDEY; via the coding sequence ATGTACTGGACACTTGAACTAGCTTCTTACCTAAGTGACGCGCCTTGGCCTGCTACTAAAGATGAGTTGATCGATTATGCGATTAGAACTGGAGCACCACTTGAAGTTGTAGAAAATCTACAAGCTATCGAAGACGAAGGTGATTCTTATGATTCTATCGAAGAGATCTGGCCAGACTATCCCTCAGACGAGGATTATCTCTGGAACGAAGACGAATATTAA
- a CDS encoding cob(I)yrinic acid a,c-diamide adenosyltransferase has protein sequence MKVYTKTGDAGTTALFGGTRVPKHHIRIDSYGTVDELNSFIGLIRDQEIDVRSKEILIHIQNKLFTVGAVLATDPEKMILKNGKERLNIPKINEEDIELLENEIDKMETELPPMTHFVLPGGHTTVSHCHVARTVCRRAERLATALYELEPFDKHTLKYLNRLSDYLFVLARKLSKDLQADEVKWIPTKLD, from the coding sequence ATGAAAGTATATACAAAAACTGGTGATGCCGGTACTACAGCCTTATTTGGCGGTACACGAGTCCCAAAACATCATATAAGAATAGACAGCTACGGTACTGTAGATGAGCTCAACTCATTTATAGGACTCATACGTGATCAAGAGATTGATGTGCGTAGCAAAGAGATTCTTATACATATTCAAAACAAACTCTTTACCGTAGGAGCTGTACTCGCTACAGACCCAGAGAAGATGATTCTCAAAAATGGTAAAGAGCGCCTCAATATCCCAAAAATTAATGAAGAAGATATTGAACTTCTAGAAAATGAAATAGATAAGATGGAAACAGAGCTTCCACCTATGACGCATTTTGTACTTCCTGGAGGTCACACCACCGTGTCACATTGTCACGTAGCACGTACTGTTTGTAGGCGTGCAGAACGTTTGGCCACAGCGCTTTACGAGCTAGAGCCGTTTGACAAGCATACACTTAAATACCTTAACCGCCTTTCTGACTACCTATTTGTGCTGGCACGAAAGTTGTCTAAAGACTTACAAGCAGATGAGGTAAAATGGATACCTACCAAGCTAGATTAA
- a CDS encoding ABC transporter ATP-binding protein: protein MGNLIQIRNIIRDFPLGNEIVHVLKGIDLDIDKGEYVAFMGPSGSGKSTLMNLLGCLDTPTAGSYVLNGRDVSQMSDDELADVRNTEIGFVFQTFNLLPRTTALDNVALPMVYAGLSKSARNKRAEEVLTDVGLADRMDHKPNQLSGGQRQRVAVGRALVNKPSIILADEPTGNLDSKTGVEIMALFDAIHAAGNTVILVTHEEDIAEHAHRVIRLRDGVIESDVKNKK, encoded by the coding sequence ACTTCCCTTTAGGAAACGAAATTGTACACGTACTTAAAGGTATAGATCTAGATATAGACAAGGGCGAGTATGTAGCTTTTATGGGGCCTTCTGGCTCTGGTAAATCTACATTAATGAATCTCTTAGGGTGTCTTGACACACCTACCGCAGGATCTTATGTTCTTAATGGTCGAGATGTAAGCCAGATGAGTGATGATGAGCTTGCAGATGTACGTAATACAGAGATAGGTTTTGTTTTTCAAACATTTAACTTACTACCTAGAACAACAGCTTTAGATAACGTAGCACTGCCTATGGTATATGCTGGCTTATCAAAATCTGCTCGTAATAAAAGAGCCGAAGAGGTTCTTACAGATGTGGGTCTTGCAGACCGTATGGACCACAAACCTAACCAGCTCTCTGGAGGGCAGCGCCAGCGTGTAGCCGTAGGTCGTGCACTTGTAAATAAACCGTCTATCATACTTGCAGATGAGCCTACGGGTAACTTAGACTCAAAAACAGGGGTTGAGATTATGGCGCTTTTTGATGCTATACACGCAGCAGGTAACACAGTGATCCTGGTTACACACGAAGAAGATATTGCAGAGCACGCGCATAGAGTAATACGCCTTAGAGATGGAGTTATAGAGAGCGATGTAAAAAATAAAAAGTAA